A segment of the uncultured Fibrobacter sp. genome:
ACAAGGGCGTGAAAATCATCGGTGCCACGGCCCACTTTGCCACCGAAGACCTGGACCAGGGTCCAATCATTTGCCAGGACATTCAACGCGTGCCCGAAACAGCAAGCATCGACGAACTGGTTGAACTGGGTAAGGATATCGAAAAGCGCACGCTTTCGGCAGCCCTCAAGCTTTGGCTGGAACACCGCGTATTCGTTTATGCGGGCCGTACCTTTATCCTCTAGAATTTTACAGGAGACAATATGTCCGAAGAACTGAACCAAAACGAAACCCCAGCCGAAGTCCCTGCTGAAGTCGCTCCGGTTGTTGAAACCGAAACTGCTCCGGCACCCGAAGCCGATATCGTTCCGCAGGAAGGCGCTGTAGAAGAAGCCATTGCAACACCAACCCAGCCCCAGGTGATTGTCCAGCGTGAACGCGGTTTCTCGCATTACGTCGGATTCGCTCTGCTGAGCGTCTTGTGCATTTGCTTCTACTTTATGCCGGGTATCGCAATCACTTTCGCCATCAGCTTGATTCCGGGCATTTCGCTCGGCGCCGTTGCCGCATGGACTTTCAGCGCTATCTTCAGCGTGATTGCCTGGGCAATTTTCAAGATGAAGATCAAGGGCTTCAAGAAGTCTTTCTATTTCTACATCGGACTTTGCGTGCTCATTTCAATCCTCTTGGTTGTCATTGAAATCCTTACAGAAGAAACGAACGTGTTTGCAAAGATCGTAAGTCTTCTGTGCGGGGCCGCATAACCATTCACTCTTATAGACCTTATTATGAATAACAAAGACCAATTTGTTCATTTTCTCGTTGAAGCCGGCGCCCTCAAGTTCGGCAACTTCGTGACCAAGAGCGGTCGCGAAACCCCGTACTTCATTAATACCGGAGAATTCCGTACCGGGCGCACGCTTTCCAAGCTCGCCGAATTTTACGCCGCTGCATTCATGAAGCATTTCGACGGCAAGGCCCAGAACCTTTACGGACCGGCCTACAAGGGCATTCCCCTGTGCGCCGCCACCGCCATGAAGCTTTCTGACGTGTACAGCCAAGACCTCACCTTTACCTACAACCGCAAAGAAGCAAAGGACCACGGTGAAGGCGGCATGCTCGTCGGTTACAAGTACGCCGAAAAGACGAACGTCGTGATTATCGAAGACGTGATTACGGCCGGTACCAGCGTGAACGAAACGATGCAGGCACTTTCGAAGATCGAAAATGCAAATGTCATCGGTCTCTTGATCTCGGTAGACCGCAAGGAAAAGCTCGACAACGGAAAGTCTGCACTCCAGACCGTGCAAGATGAATACGGCATCGAAGCCCACTCTATCGTAAACATCAACGACATCATCGCATTCCTCGAAAGCGAAGAAAATCGCAAGAAGATCAACGCTCCCGAAGGAATCCTCGACAAGGTGTACGCCTACCGCGAAAAGTGGGGCGCTCCGTAATCAGCAAGGATTAATGGCACGCCTTTGGGGAACATTGTTTGTGATGGCGGCGCTACTCTTCACGGGTTGCGCCGATTCTTACCAATGGTCCGCAAAGCACCCCGCTTACAAGCAAGCCCCCTACGGAGAGCTTACGATAGCGGGACTTCAGAAGGCGTTCGTCATTACCCGAACCAAGTGGTTTGCAAATCGTCTGGACTTTGGCGATAGCACGCAAATCAAGGCGACCGAGTTCTGCGCAAAGGCCATGGAACATGAATTCCGCGGCGGTTACAGCAAGCTCAGCGTGTTGCCCGATTCGCTTTTGGCAAACTTCCCCGAAGAAAGCCAAAAACTCGATGACAGAATCTTCATGAAAGGCAAGCTTCCAGAGCAAGGCGTAACAGTTATCGCCCCCGATGGAACCACGCCCCCGCAAATTCTGTTGATTCACGAAGTCATTATCGGCACCGACCTGAAGCGTGAGAACTTCTTTGATTACGCCCTGATTCATAACGAATTAGAAGACAAGCGTGACGTCAAGAATATCAGCGCCATTGTATCGTATACATTGTGGGACAATGTAAAACAACGTCCGTTGTTTAGCGCCGTCGACGAGATCCAGCACCCCGTTATCAAGCTGACCCTGAACGACCTTGAACAGTTGATGCGTTTGACAGTCCAGCAGATTCGCAAGAACATGTACACGGGGGCAGGCAAATGAAACACCTCTCCCTAGTCGCATTTGTCGCCGTCATTTTGACGCAGGCATTCTTGGCCGGAACCGCACACGCCAAGGACATATTCTTTGATTCCCACTGGACTCTTTGGCAAAACGCAGACATTCTGATTTGGACACCCGATAAAGACCCGGCAATCGACCCCAAGGAATTCTGCCTGTCGCTACGCCGCAACAATTCTGGCATTGGCGAACCCAAATGCAGACTTTACGGCGAATGGGAACGCGACACCGTCGCCATGCGTTACGCCACCTGGCTTTCTAACAATATCGAGCCCGGCCTCAACGCGCACCTTTTAAAGGCCCGTCACCCCGCCATGATGGCTAAGCTCCAGGCCCTCGAAGACAAAATCGTTTTGTTCATCGCAGACAAAGGCGACAATCTGCAGATTGCCATTTTCGACGAAACGACGCTTGAGCCAAGAACTGCTGGCACCGTCAAAAAGAACAACGACAAGATCGCCCTAGGCGACGACATTGCAAGCGCCTTCTTCGGTCGCAACACCAAGCGCCGCTTGACAAAAGAAGAACGACTCAAAATGGAATCGGAACCCGACGACCTATACAAGGAAACTCCGACGTTCCGTTCTTGGGCAGGCGTTTCGGCCGGCTATGCCCAGGCCCACATCCCGTTCACGCCTTACAGTTGGTACAAGCACAAAATCAGAAGCCGCGTTTCTAATTACCGCGCCACCCGCGACTCCGTAAGCCTCTGGAATTTCATGGACGATTCCACCCCGCTATTCACATTGTATGCAGGCGGAATCTGGTTTGGCTTTATCGGTGGCGAAATCTTTTACCGTTATTCAAACCACGACGTTAAAATCGACGACCGAGACGAAGTCTACGACGAACTGGACCACTGGAATTTCACCCAGCATGAAATCGGTCTGAACGTGATGTTTGCAAGATCCTACGCTCCCCTCAAATGGCTTGATTTGCACCTGTTCGCATTCCTTGGATTCCAATACAGTTTCTATTCCGAAGATATCGATGTCAAGGATTCCAAGAAAAAGCCCTCGAGGGAATACCAGACCCGCTTTAAGACCGAAGACCCCTACAAGGGAGCTCTCTTTGGATTTGGCACGCAATGCGTGTTCCTGCAGCACTACGGTTTGAGCGTACGTACGGGTATTTCAAGCCGCGGCAAGGATGTCTATGTGGAGCCTTCTCCCGATGCCGCCGCCGAGCCCACTACCATTGGGGCCACCACTGTTGACTGGTTTATCAGCGTTGGGTTGGAATACCACTGGACTCCATTCAAATAGAATTTTCTATCATTGCACTCCTTTGGAGTGCATTTAGTACGGCTCGGCCATGCCAAAGCAATAAATTGCTTTGCCGCGTCACTCGCCTTTTACTAAATTTGCGCTCACTATGAGTGAAGAAGTAAAAGAAGAAAAGAAAGAAGAGAAAGTTAATCCGTTTCTGACTCCCGTCAAGATTATCGAGCCCGAACACAAGCTACCCGACTACACTTTTGACATGCTGCCCGAAGAACAGAAAGCAATTTTGGCGCAGCACGGCTGGACCGACCTGATGCCGGTACAGCGCAAGACGATGCCTTACATGCTGGCCGCCCGCGATATGCTGGTGCAATCCAAGACCGGTTCGGGAAAGACCGGCGCCTACGTTCTTCCGCTTTTGCAGGTGATTGTTCGCGACCACGTTTTCCCGCAGGCACTTATCCTGGTGCCGACCCGCGAACTCTGCTTGCAGGTGCAAGACGAAATTGAAAAGCTCTCTGCCGGAACGGGCATTCGCTCGGTCGCTATTTTCGGCGGTGTAAGCTATGAGCCCCAGCTCAAGGCACTCCGCGCCGGCGTGCATATCATTGTGGCAACCCCCGGTCGCCTGATGGACCATGTGCAGCGCGGCAACGTGGACTTCCTCGACATCCGCGACTTGATTCTGGACGAAGCCGACGAAATGCTCTCGATGGGTTTCTACCCCGACATGCAGAAGATCCGCAAGTACCTGCCCAAGGCAATTGCTTGCACCATGTTCAGCGCCACCATTCCGCAGACGGTGAAGAGCCTCGCCCGCGAATTCCAGCGTCCGAGTGCCGAATTCCTTTCGCTCAGCTACGACAAGGTAATCGCCAACAACCTGGAGCACCGCTGGTATCCCTGCGACGTAATGGACAAGGATTCCATGACCATCAAGGTGCTGGAATACTACAATCCTGAAAGCTGCATGATTTTCTGCAACAAGAAGAGCGACGTGAGCTACCTGGAACAGGTGCTTTCGGGCTACGGATTCAACGTAGGCGCTCTGAGTGGCGATGTCGCCCAGAATATGCGCGAAAAGACCTTGAACGCTTTCCGCGACAAGAAACTCCGCATTCTCATTTGTACGGACGTGGCAGCCCGCGGTATTGACGTGGACCACGTGACACATGTGATCGTGTACGACCACCCCGATGACCACGAAGTGTATGTGCACCGTAGCGGACGTACCGCCCGTGCGGGCCGCAGCGGACTTTGCATTTCGCTGATTACGCCGGTCGAAGAAATCGACATGAAGCAGACTGCTGCCGACTTCGGCATCAACTTCATCAAGATGGAAGTTCCGACAAACGAAGAAATTGCGAAGAAAGTAAGCGAACGCGTGCGCGCCAAGCTCGAACAGGAAAAGAACCACTTTGGAGGCCAAAAGGCCCGCGAACGCATCAGCCGCGTTATCCCGCTGGTAAAGGAACTCGCAAACGGTACCGAAGAAGACCAGATGCTGCTCGCCTACCTGGTTGACCGCTATGCGTGGAAGAAAAATTAATTAGAAGGCAATAAAAATGGCCAAAATTAAAATCAAATCCGCAAAAGAAATCGAACTGATCCGCGACGCAGGTGCCCTCGCCGCAGAAACACTCATTCGCGCAGGCGAAATGTGCAAACCGGGCGTATCCACTCTGGAAATTGATGAATTCATCGGCGACTATACCCGCAAGAACAAGGGTATTTCTGCCTGCATGGGCTATCACGGTTATCCGCGTTATGCCTGCATTAGCATTAACGAAGTCGTGTGCCACGGTATTCCGAGCGCAAACACCATCCTGAAAGACGGCGATATCGTGAACATCGACATCACGACGATTCTTTCGGGCTACCACGGCGACACATCTGCCATGTTCTGCGTGGGTCGCGTGAGCAACATCGCCCAGGAACTGGTGGACACCGCCAAGTTCTGCATGGAAGAAGGCATTCGCGTTGCCGGCGAAGACGGCGCCCGCTACTACGATATCGGAAACATCATTCAGGATGTCGCCGAAGAACACGACTTTAGCGTAGTGGAAGACTACTGCGGTCACGGCATCGGTCGTGGATTCCACGAAGAACCGACCCTTTACCACTTCCGCAACAACGTTCTGAAGCAGTTCATCGAAGTCGGTCACGTGTTCACCATCGAACCCATGATTAACGTGGGTCGTCCGGGCACCAAGACTCTCAGCGACGGCTGGACTGCAGTGACCCGTGACGGTTCTTTGAGCGCCCAGTGGGAACACACCGTGGCCCGTACCAAGAACGGCATCGAAATCCTGACGCTCCCCCGCTAACCCATGTCGATACTCGGGAACTTACGCAACAAGGCGGTGGAAGCCTTTGTCAAGAACCACGAACTGGTCAAGCGCTTTGGCGATGTCCAGTCCGTGTCTATTGATTCGGACAACGGCACCGCCGACGTGAGTGTTCTTTTGCACGGCGAAATTTTCCCGATCAAGTTTCGCGGATACTATTATTTTGACGATACCGACACAGGCACCGATATCGTCGTCCGCAAAATCACCTGCGAACGCCAGTGGATTGACCAGGCACTTTCGTACTGGCTCGAAGGCAAGACCCTCCGCTACAACCTCCCCGGACTCGCCGGCGGCCTCGCCAAGATTATCTTCTAAAATCGCATATTCCTCATTTCACATTTAATAATGTATATTAGTCTCGTAAGGAGACTTTTATGAGCGATTGTACCGACGAAAAGATGGAAAAAATCAAGGAAAAGCTGAGCGCCTTGTTGTTCGAGCTGATTACCGATATTCCAGAATCCCTGCACTCCCCCACTGAAAATTCTGACGAAAAAATCAAGAAACTGATCCGCCAGGCCGCCGTCAAGGCATCCCTGGTGAGCGCCACCCTTTCGGTTCCGGCCGGTGTCACGGGCGTTTTGACCTCCATTCCGGACATTGCCGCCATCTGGCGCATTCAGGCCCAGCTGGTGTCTGACATTGCCGCAACTTACGGAAAATTCGCCCAACTGAGCCGCGAAGCCATGGTCTGGTGCCTGTTCCGCCACAGCGCCGCCCAACTTGTCCGCGACATTGCCGTACGCACCGGCAGCCGAATTGTGGTCCAGAAGGTCTCTTTTGCCGTCCTCGAGAAGCTTCTCAAGAAAATCGGCGTCAAGGTCTCTACCAAATTCCTGGGCAGAGCCGCCCTCCGAGCCATTCCGGCCATCGGGGCTCTCGGAAACGGAGCCTATTCCTTCTACGACACCACCGAAGTCGGTAAAACGGCCGCAAGCTATTTCAAGGCTCTGGCCGACAATCCCGACGATTCCCTTGCCGAAGAAGCAGACGTAATCGTCGAAAATGCCGAAAATCAGGTTTAAAAGCCAATCTCAAGCCTATTCCCATAATCAAGCCCTTGAAAGGGGGCTTTTTTTTTCTATCTTTGGGCGCAACTCAAACAAACATCAACTCCATTTGTGGAATAAAATATGAAAAACATTGAAAAGCACAGAAATATTGGTATTTCTGCCCACATCGACTCCGGTAAGACCACCCTTACCGAACGTATCCTCTACTTCACAAAGCGTATCCACGCTATCCACGAAGTTCGTGGTAAAGACGGCGTCGGTGCCACGATGGACTCCATGGAACTTGAACGCGAACGCGGCATCACGATTCAGTCCGCTGCTACGTTTGCAAACTGGACCCACACCAAGTCTGGCGAAGCCGACTCCATCAACATCATCGATACCCCGGGGCACGTGGACTTCACGATCGAAGTGGAACGTTCTCTCCGCGTGCTCGACGGTGCTATCCTCGTGCTCACCGGCGTGGAAGGTGTTCAGTCCCAGTCTATTACCGTTGACCGCCAGATGAAGCGCTACCATGTGCCGCGCGTCGTGTTCGTGAACAAGTGCGACCGCTCCGGTGCAAACCCGCTCCGCGTGGCTGTCATGCTCAAGGAAAAGCTCAACCACAAGCCCTGCGTCATGCAGATTCCTATCGGTCTCGAAGACCAACTGAAGGGCGTGGTCGACCTCGTCGAAATGAAGGCCTACTACTTCGAAGGCGCTAACGGCGACGACATGATCGAAAAGGAAATCCCGGCCGAACTCGTTGACCAGGCCAACGAATACCGTGAAAAGCTGATCGACTGCTGCGCAGACTACAGCGACGAAATCATGGAAAAGGCTATGGAAGGCCAGTATGGCGTCGACGAAATCGACAAGAACCTCATCAAGGCCACCATCCGTAAGGCTACCATCAGCCTCGAAGTGACCCCGGTGTTCATGGGTTCCGCTCACAAAAACGTTGGTGTCCAGAAGCTCCTCGACGGCGTTATCGACTACCTCCCGAACCCGACCGAAGTTGAAAACAAGGCTCTCGACCTCGACAACAACGAAGCCGAAGTCGTGCTGAAGTCCGAAGACAACGCACCGCTCGTCTGCTACGCATTCAAGCTCGTGAACGACCGCTATGGCCAGCTCACCTACATCCGTATTTACCAGGGTACCCTCAAGAAGGGCGACATGATCACCAACATGGCCACCGGCAAGAAGGTGTCCGTGGGCCGTCTCGTGCGTATGCACGCTGACGAAATGGTGGATATCACCGAAGCCGGTGCAGGCGACATCGTTGCTCTGTTCGGTATCGACTGCGCTTCCGGTACGACCTTCACCGACGGCAAGAACCACTACAACATGACTTCTATGCACGTGCCGAATCCGGTGATCGAACTCGTGATCGAAGCCAAGAACCGCGACGACCTGGACAACATGTCCAAGGCTCTGAACCGCTTCACCAAGGAAGACCCGACGTTCCAGGTGGAAGTCGACAAGGAATCCGGCCAGACCATCATCAAGGGTATGGGCGAACTTCACCTCGACGTTTACATCGAACGTATGCGCCGCGAATACAAGTGCGACGTGACGACCGGTGCTCCGCAGGTGGCTTACCGCGAAACCATTACCCGTCCGGCCAAGTTCGACTACACCCACAAGAAGCAGACCGGTGGTTCTGGTCAGTACGCTAAGGTTGTCGGCGAAATGCGTCCGATGGCTGTCGAAGGCGACCAGGAAAAGGTTTACAACTTCGTGAACTCCGTCGTGGGTGGCCGTATTCCGAAGGAATACATCCCGTCTTGCGACAAGGGTTTCCAGAGCTGCATGGAAGCCGGTTCCTTGATCGGCTTCCCGGTTGTGGGTATCGAAATGGAAGTCCAGGATGGTGCATACCACCCGGTCGACTCTTCTGATATGGCGTTCCAGGTTGCAGCCCGTATGGCCTTCCGCGAAGCTTTCGAAAAGGCTGGCGCTCAGATCCTCGAACCGATCATGAAGGTCGAAATCCAGACTCCGACCGAATTCCAGGGTTCTGTTGTTGGTAACGTTTCCCAGCGTCGTGGTACCATCACTGGTACGAGCGAAGAACTCGGCATGACCACCATCACTGCCGAAGTTCCGCTTTCCGAAATGTTCGGTTACGCTACCGACCTTCGTTCTATGACCCAGGGTAAGGCTGAATTCACCATGGAATTCTGCAAGTACCTCCCGGTTCCGAAGAACATCCAGGAAGAACTCATCAAGAAGTACGGCGACAAGGCCAAGGCTCGTGCCTAACAGACCGCACGGCTCTATCGCATTCATAAAAATGTGATATCGCCTTGCTCTCGCCACCACGACTCGTTAATACAAGTCGCTTGTGGCTCACAAAAAAGCTAAAGCCAAGCTTCTTAGAAGTTTAAAATCCTCGGTGCAACGCACCGGGGATTTTTTTTGTTTGAATAAAAACTTTCTATGAGCCACAAAAAGTCCCGCAGAAGGGAGACCTCTGCGGGACAAGTGGAATTAGAAGAAAACAAGCGTGCTTCCGGTCTATTCTACCCCGTGATTTGCTCCAGCATCCCTTCGCTAAATCAGAATGGACTGGAAGCACATTACTTAATATACCATCGGGATCAGGAATGCGAAAATATTTTTTCAACTTTCGTATTCCAACATGGAATGCTCCAAATTAGAACGACCTGGATGCAGCCTTCGCTTGTTTCCACATTTCTTGCAGGCCTTCGAGGCCAACGTCCTTCATTTCCTTGCCTTGGTCGCGGGCCATCTGTTCTACCACGCGGAAGCGGCGTTCAAATTTCGAATTCGCACGTTCCAGCGCCAAGGCCGCATTGAAGCCACAGTGGCGCGCCACATTCACCAAGCTGAACATGATATCGCCGAATTCATCTTCCATGCGTTCCACATTGCGATTTTCCGGCGAAGCCGCTTGCATTTCGGCACGGAATTCACTAAATTCTTCCACAGCCTTGTTAAAGACAGGTTCAGCCTCGGTCCAGTCAAAGCTCACTTTGGCGGCACGGCGCTGAAGCTCTTGAGCACGGGCAAGCGTCGGCAAGCTTTTGCTTACTTTGTCCATAGCGGACTTGCCTTGCATTTTTAGATTATTCGTTTCTTGCGCCTTGATGCGTTCCCATTGGCGAACTACGCCTTTCGAATCATCAACCTTTGCATCGCCAAAAACGTGCGGATGGCGTCGGATCATTTTTTCGCAGATTCCCTGCACCACGTCGTCGATTGAAAAATCGCCGTTCTCTTTAGCAACCTGGGAATGGAACACCACCTGGAACAAGACGTCGCCTAATTCTTCGGCCATGTGAGCCTTGTCATTTGCCTGGGCGGCATCAATGTATTCGTGGGATTCTTCGACTAAATACGGGAGCAACGACTGGTGCGTCTGTTGCTTGTCCCAAGGGCAGCCTTCCGGGGAGCGGAGGGTCGCCATAATTTTCACCAAGTCATCAAAGGAATATTTCATGACAGACAAAGATAGAAAGTACGAAACACTTGAACCGAAACAATTCCCGCTTTCCCTCAGGGAATCTCCATTAGCGCCACCGTTACTATACGTTCGCGGTAACTTGCCTGCAAGCGATTGCATCGGGATAGCCATGGTAGGCACACGCCGCCCCACCAGTTCCGCCCGCGAGCTTTGTCGACGCTTGGTGAAGTCGTTGCAAGGGACTCAAGCCGTCGTTGTTTCTGGGCTTGCGCAAGGCATCGATTATTATTGCCACGAAGCGGCGCTTGATTTTGGGATTCCAACGATTGCTGTTATTGCGCAGGGACTGGGCGTTCCTATTCCAGGAGACCGAGCGACACTCGCCCGCCGCATTATTGATGCCGGTGGGTGCATTATGACCGAATACGAAGAAGACTTTCCCTCTTTCAAAGGAAACTTTCCTGCACGCAACAGGATTATCAGCGGTCTCAGCCGCGCCACAGTTTTAGTACAAAGTAAAGCTAAAGGCGGTGCACTCATTACCGCCGACTATTGCCTGCAAGAAAACAAGCTATTGATAGCCGTTCCCGGGGACTTCGATAGCGAAGCTGCCGCCGGGCCAAACAAGTACTTGGATCAAGGAAAGGCCAAACCTGTCTTTGTACCCGAAAGCCTACGAGTAGTCGCGGGACTCCCCAAGACTCAAACGGAAACTCATGAAAACGCGGCCGTCAGCCTAAAGCAAATCGAAGCAATCGGTTGCAATCTTTCTCTCGAAGCCCTTGCGCTATTTAAGCAATTCAATGGTTTCAAGAAGACTTTTCAGGAGTTGCAGAACGAATGTAACCTCAAGTCCAACAATATTTTAGCTATATTAACAGAGTTAGAACTTTCGGGTCTAGTCCATTCACCGGACAACTTCCAGTTCTACTTTAATGGAGCAACTTGACGTGAAAAAGCGTTTTTTCTGGATAATCCTGTTTACGATTGTCGCAACATTTGCGATTGTCATTTCGCAGTTGATGTTCGGAAAAAACAGCTTGAAGCAGCAGCAAAAAATCACGCAGGACATCGCCAAGTACGAAGCGCAGATCGATTCCCTGCAGCACGCCATTGACTCTTGCAACATTGAGATTGAACGCCTCAAGAAAGATTCCCTGTACAAAGAGAACCTGTTACGCACGCGTTATGGCATGAGTCGCAAAGGCGAGCGCGTATTCCAGATGGTGAAATAATCTCACGCCATCTTGGAGGCGTCGGTACTCTTCATGGCATCCATCGAAACCTTGCCCGCAAAGAAGCTGTAAGCTGCCGGCACAATAAAGAGCGTCATAAACGTCGCAAACGTAAGACCGCCTGCGATGGCGACACCCATCGCGATACGGCTCGGGGTGCCCGTGAGAATCAAGGGCACAGCGCCCAATACCGTCGAAAGGCTCGTCATGAGGATTGGGCGGAAGCGGCGTTCCGCCGCTAACCGAGCCGCCTCAAGCTTGTTACAGCCCGTATTCGCCGCAATCTGGTTTGCAAATTCCACAATCAGAATGCCGTTCTTCGTCACAAGCGCAATCAAAAGAATCAGCGCAATCTCGCTAAAAATATTGAGCGTCTGGCCCGTAATGAACAAGCAAGCGAGCGCACCCGCCAAAGCAAGCGGCACCGTAAAGAAGATGACAAACGGAGCGCGGAAACTTTCGAACTGGCCCGCAAGCACCAAGAACACCAGCGCAAGCGCCAAGAGGAACACGATATAGAGGCCGCTGGAACTTTCTTCGAATTCCTTCGACGAACCACTCAAAGCCGTACTCACGTTCGGGTAATCCTTCAGCAAGTGCTTTGCGATACGGCGCATCTCTTCCACGCCGTCGCCAATCGTCTTGCCCGGCACAAGGCCCGCCTGAATAGTCGCTGCGCTAAAGCGATTGAATCTCGGGAGCGACGGCGATGCGGACTGTTCGCTAAAGGTGATAAAGTTTTCAACGCTCACCAGTTCGCCCTTGCCATTCTTCACCGAAAGCATTGCAATGTTTTCGGGCATGCTACGGTACTGATAACCCACCGCACCGATAATGTCATACTGGCGACCATCCTTGTAGAATTCGCCGTAGCTTTGGTCGCTAATGGCAAGTTGCACCGCCTGCGCAATATCGTTCACCGACACGCCTTCTTCGTTGGCCTTGTCGCGCAAAATTTCAATATGAAGTTCCGGCTTGGTAAAGCGCAGGTTCGTATTCACCACGCTGAAGACAGGACTATGGCTCGCTTCTTCTTCGAACTTGGGAACAAGCGTACGCAATATTTCGATATTCGGGGCCTGCAACACGAACTGCACCGGAAGGCCACCGCGTTGCGTACTGATACTCTGCGGTTCAAACACCATCACGCGCAAGTCCGGGTATTCGTTACCGAGCAGCTGGATTTCGCGAGCAATCACGCTCTGCGGGCGACGCGCCTTTTTGTTGTCATTCAAGGTCAAGCGCATTCTTGAATTACCCGCATTCCATGCACCCGCCTGGAATTCAGTGTATTCGTTGCTATCTAGCAGGGCAATCACTTCTTCGGCAAAGGCATCGGCCATGCGCTTGGTTCGCGTCAGCGTCACGCCTTCTGGCATATTCAAGTTCACCATGACGGCATTCGAGTCTTCAGTCGGAGCCATTTCGCTACTCATGTTATTGAAGCAGAAATAGGCC
Coding sequences within it:
- the pyrE gene encoding orotate phosphoribosyltransferase, which translates into the protein MNNKDQFVHFLVEAGALKFGNFVTKSGRETPYFINTGEFRTGRTLSKLAEFYAAAFMKHFDGKAQNLYGPAYKGIPLCAATAMKLSDVYSQDLTFTYNRKEAKDHGEGGMLVGYKYAEKTNVVIIEDVITAGTSVNETMQALSKIENANVIGLLISVDRKEKLDNGKSALQTVQDEYGIEAHSIVNINDIIAFLESEENRKKINAPEGILDKVYAYREKWGAP
- a CDS encoding DEAD/DEAH box helicase, whose product is MSEEVKEEKKEEKVNPFLTPVKIIEPEHKLPDYTFDMLPEEQKAILAQHGWTDLMPVQRKTMPYMLAARDMLVQSKTGSGKTGAYVLPLLQVIVRDHVFPQALILVPTRELCLQVQDEIEKLSAGTGIRSVAIFGGVSYEPQLKALRAGVHIIVATPGRLMDHVQRGNVDFLDIRDLILDEADEMLSMGFYPDMQKIRKYLPKAIACTMFSATIPQTVKSLAREFQRPSAEFLSLSYDKVIANNLEHRWYPCDVMDKDSMTIKVLEYYNPESCMIFCNKKSDVSYLEQVLSGYGFNVGALSGDVAQNMREKTLNAFRDKKLRILICTDVAARGIDVDHVTHVIVYDHPDDHEVYVHRSGRTARAGRSGLCISLITPVEEIDMKQTAADFGINFIKMEVPTNEEIAKKVSERVRAKLEQEKNHFGGQKARERISRVIPLVKELANGTEEDQMLLAYLVDRYAWKKN
- the map gene encoding type I methionyl aminopeptidase is translated as MAKIKIKSAKEIELIRDAGALAAETLIRAGEMCKPGVSTLEIDEFIGDYTRKNKGISACMGYHGYPRYACISINEVVCHGIPSANTILKDGDIVNIDITTILSGYHGDTSAMFCVGRVSNIAQELVDTAKFCMEEGIRVAGEDGARYYDIGNIIQDVAEEHDFSVVEDYCGHGIGRGFHEEPTLYHFRNNVLKQFIEVGHVFTIEPMINVGRPGTKTLSDGWTAVTRDGSLSAQWEHTVARTKNGIEILTLPR
- a CDS encoding EcsC family protein, translating into MSDCTDEKMEKIKEKLSALLFELITDIPESLHSPTENSDEKIKKLIRQAAVKASLVSATLSVPAGVTGVLTSIPDIAAIWRIQAQLVSDIAATYGKFAQLSREAMVWCLFRHSAAQLVRDIAVRTGSRIVVQKVSFAVLEKLLKKIGVKVSTKFLGRAALRAIPAIGALGNGAYSFYDTTEVGKTAASYFKALADNPDDSLAEEADVIVENAENQV
- the fusA gene encoding elongation factor G, with amino-acid sequence MKNIEKHRNIGISAHIDSGKTTLTERILYFTKRIHAIHEVRGKDGVGATMDSMELERERGITIQSAATFANWTHTKSGEADSINIIDTPGHVDFTIEVERSLRVLDGAILVLTGVEGVQSQSITVDRQMKRYHVPRVVFVNKCDRSGANPLRVAVMLKEKLNHKPCVMQIPIGLEDQLKGVVDLVEMKAYYFEGANGDDMIEKEIPAELVDQANEYREKLIDCCADYSDEIMEKAMEGQYGVDEIDKNLIKATIRKATISLEVTPVFMGSAHKNVGVQKLLDGVIDYLPNPTEVENKALDLDNNEAEVVLKSEDNAPLVCYAFKLVNDRYGQLTYIRIYQGTLKKGDMITNMATGKKVSVGRLVRMHADEMVDITEAGAGDIVALFGIDCASGTTFTDGKNHYNMTSMHVPNPVIELVIEAKNRDDLDNMSKALNRFTKEDPTFQVEVDKESGQTIIKGMGELHLDVYIERMRREYKCDVTTGAPQVAYRETITRPAKFDYTHKKQTGGSGQYAKVVGEMRPMAVEGDQEKVYNFVNSVVGGRIPKEYIPSCDKGFQSCMEAGSLIGFPVVGIEMEVQDGAYHPVDSSDMAFQVAARMAFREAFEKAGAQILEPIMKVEIQTPTEFQGSVVGNVSQRRGTITGTSEELGMTTITAEVPLSEMFGYATDLRSMTQGKAEFTMEFCKYLPVPKNIQEELIKKYGDKAKARA
- the mazG gene encoding nucleoside triphosphate pyrophosphohydrolase is translated as MKYSFDDLVKIMATLRSPEGCPWDKQQTHQSLLPYLVEESHEYIDAAQANDKAHMAEELGDVLFQVVFHSQVAKENGDFSIDDVVQGICEKMIRRHPHVFGDAKVDDSKGVVRQWERIKAQETNNLKMQGKSAMDKVSKSLPTLARAQELQRRAAKVSFDWTEAEPVFNKAVEEFSEFRAEMQAASPENRNVERMEDEFGDIMFSLVNVARHCGFNAALALERANSKFERRFRVVEQMARDQGKEMKDVGLEGLQEMWKQAKAASRSF
- the dprA gene encoding DNA-processing protein DprA, producing MTDKDRKYETLEPKQFPLSLRESPLAPPLLYVRGNLPASDCIGIAMVGTRRPTSSARELCRRLVKSLQGTQAVVVSGLAQGIDYYCHEAALDFGIPTIAVIAQGLGVPIPGDRATLARRIIDAGGCIMTEYEEDFPSFKGNFPARNRIISGLSRATVLVQSKAKGGALITADYCLQENKLLIAVPGDFDSEAAAGPNKYLDQGKAKPVFVPESLRVVAGLPKTQTETHENAAVSLKQIEAIGCNLSLEALALFKQFNGFKKTFQELQNECNLKSNNILAILTELELSGLVHSPDNFQFYFNGAT
- a CDS encoding septum formation initiator family protein gives rise to the protein MKKRFFWIILFTIVATFAIVISQLMFGKNSLKQQQKITQDIAKYEAQIDSLQHAIDSCNIEIERLKKDSLYKENLLRTRYGMSRKGERVFQMVK